The Acetomicrobium thermoterrenum DSM 13490 DNA segment AGTTGTGGGCCATATGAGGGAAAAGATAGTGATTCCCGAAAAAGGGTCTTACCATATAGTAGATCGCAAAAGACCCAAAGAAGATCCCGAAAAATTTGTTCCCTATAAGCCAGATCCGGAAGACGACATCCCTCCCATGGCATCCTTTGGGGATGGTTACCGATGGCATGTGACGGGCTTGACGCACAATCAATGGGGTTTCCCAACCAACGACCCCGATATATCTGAGGAGAAGGTTCTGCGGTTGATGCGTAAGGTGAGGCGTTTCAAAGGCGAAATAGTTAAATATGATACATATGAAGTTGAAGATGCTGAAATATTAGTAGTTGCTTACGGCTCTGTTTCCCGAACGGCCTTGAGCGCTGTGCGGGAGGCAAGGAGCAAGGGAATGAGAGTCGGCTTTTTCAGACCAATAACTCTTTGGCCTTTTCCCGATGACGAACTTCGCGGGCTGCTGGGCGGCGTAAAATCCGTGTTAGTGCCCGAGCTTAACTGTGGCCAGATGATTCTCGAAGTGGAAAGGGCTGTGGGGGGTAAGGCCAGGGTCTTCGGAAAGGGCTTGGTCAACGGAGAGCTTTTCAGGCCCTCCGAGATATTTGATTTTATCAAGGAGGTAGCGTAATAATGCCTAGCCAGGAAGTTTTAAATTGGTTGCGCACGCGCTTTTTCCCTCACATATGGTGTCCGGGCTGCGGCCACGGGATAATAATGCATGCCTTATTGAGAGCCCTTGTCGACTTGGGGAAAAAGAAAGAAGAAACCGTAATTGCTTCGGGCATTGGTTGTTCGAGCAGAATGCCGGGGTACATAGATGCCTGTACTTTGCATACCACGCACGGCAGGTCTTTGGCATTTGCTACGGGTGTCAAGTTAGCCAATCCCGAGCTTACGGTTATCGACGTAATGGGCGATGGAGATTGCACTGCTATAGGCGGAAATCATTTTATACATGCCTGTAGGCGCAATATAGATATAACCGCCATCGTAATGAACAACAATATTTACGGGATGACCGGGGGGCAGGCTTCTCCGACGACGCCGGCCGGTGCATACGCGACTACCGCTCCCTATGGAGTCTTGGACGTTCCCTTCGATATTTGTAAACTTGCTGCAGGAGCGGGAGCTTCTTACGTGGCAAGAGCCACGGTTGCGCACCCGCTGCTGATCGAGAAGTATGTGAAAAACGCCGTTTCAAAAAAAGGTTTTGCGGTGGTGGAAGTAGTGACTCATTGTCATACGCAATTTGGCAGGAAAAATAAGAGACCAAGACCGATAGATAACATCAATTTCTTCAAGGACAATAGCGTGATGAACAATAAAGCCTCCAATATGACACCTGAAGAGCTGCAGGGCAAGATCGTTATTGGGGAATTTGTGAATATTGAGTTGCCTGAATACATAGAACAGTACATGAATTTGATAGAAAAAGTGGGAGGTAATCGCGGATGAGCGATCAGCGGTATGAAATTCGCATAGCCGGTTCAGGTGGGCAGGGCGTTATTTTGGCAGCCGTGATCGTCGGGGAAGCTCTTGCTTTGTACGAAGAAGGTTTGAACGTGGTGCAAACGCAAGCTTACGGTCCTGAGGCAAGGGGTGGAGCATCCAAGGCCGAGGTCATTGTTTCGCGGGGAAAAATAGATTATCCTAAGGCTACAAATCCCAATTTACAGGTCATATTGACCCAAAAGGCCTGTGACGAGTACGTTCACGATGCCTCTCCAAACAGCGTTGTCATAGTTGACGACTTCTTTGTGACTGAGCCTCCTAAGATAAATGCCAACGTTTATTCCCTTCCTATCGTCAGAACAGCCAGAGAGGAGATCGGAAGAGAAATAGTCACCAACATGGTTGCCTTGGGTACCCTTGCAAGAATTTTGGAGAGTTGGGACTTGGCCAAGCCGGAGTCAATTCGTAAAGCTATATTGGATCGCGTTCCAAAGGGAACGGAAGAGCTTAACTCAAAAGCTTTTGAACTGGGTTACAAGCTCATGAAAGAAAAGCTGTAATGTAGCAAGGTATTGTTAATTTCTGGGATGAAACAAAACCTTGGCGACGAAATAATTCTCAATATCGAAAACGTTGACAGTAAAGCTCGAGGAATTGCAAGGGTCGACGGTTACGTAGTTTTCGTTCCAGGAGCCTTAATTGGTGAAACTGTCACCGTTAATATCGTCGAGCGGAAAAAACATTACTCTGTGGCTAAGATTAAGTCCCTGCTAAAGGCAAGCCCTTATCGAGTCCAACCCAGATGCGAAGTTTACGAGGCGTGCGGCGGTTGCAATATGCAGCACGCCTCGTATGATCATCAGGTGAAAGTAAAGAGCTCGCTGATAGAGGATGCAATTATCAGAATCGGCAAATGGAAAGAGGCAGATATTGCTCCTGTGATTCCGAGCTTTTTAGTGTGGGGATACCGAAACAAGGCAATAATACAGGCGCGATACCAAAAGGGTAAACGAAAGCTGGGATATTTCGCTCGAGGAACACATGATGTGGTGAACCTAAAAGCATGCCCAATTCTAGACCCTTTAATAAACCTCGTTTATGCTAACTTGCGGAATGCCGTGCTTCAAAGCGATCTCTCCTTTTACGACGAAGAAAGAGGGGAAGGCTTGATACGCAATTTTGTCTTAAGATCTTCCTTTTCCATGAAAAAGATCTTGCTTGCCTGGATTCTTAGTCGTGAGCCCGACGACAGGGAGTATAAAATGATCAGTGATATTTCAAACGGCCTATATAAATATAAAGATGTATCACCTTTTCTTGGCGGAGTTCAGATAAACATCAACCCATCTAAGGGGAATTTTATCTGGGGCAGCAAAACGCAGTCGTTGTTTGGTGAAGATGTCTTGGTGGAGAGGTTTGAAAATATTAAGCTGAGATTCGGTGTGTCCGATTTCTTTCAGGTCAATGTGCTGCAAGCCTTTAGGATGTTCGAAATTGTTGCGGAATTAGCAAGGGATAGCAAGCATGTACTTGAGCTTTACAGCGGAGTTGGAAGTATGACGGCCTTTCTGGCGTCGTTTTGCAATGACGTTGTTGCAGTAGAGGAATGGAGACCTGCTTACGAATCTTTGGTGTCTAATATGACAAACAATGGCATTAATAACGTTACTGCAATTTGTGGAAAGGCCGAAGACGTGGTCAAGACAAAAGTTAGCGGACACTTCGATATTGTGGTTGTGGATCCGCCCAGAACGGGTTGCCATAAGGACGTGTTGAATTTTATCGGTAGGGTGATAAGTCCGAAAAGAGTTATATATGTTTCCTGTAATCCTGCTACGCTTGCCAGGGACAGCAAAATATTGAACGAATATGGCTACAATATGGAAAATGCAATGCCATTGGACATGTTTCCTCAAACAAGTCACGTGGAAAGCGTCGTTCTGTTGGAAAAATAACACACCTTAAGCGAGTTAGATCTTTTTTTACAGCAGCAACAAAGCAGTTTTAGGGGGGGTGAAGCGATGGGTGCTTTAGGCTACTTTAGCTATAAGAACATCTATGTTGAAGACAACAAAAGGATATTGGAATTGAATGTACTTCCTGAGACCCGACCAAGTTAGCGTTACAACGATCAACGATGAAAGATTCAAGAAAAAACTGAGAGTGACCGACGAAACGCTCGAAAGAATTTCTAAAGAATTGTTAAAATTATAGTAACAGAACAGTATAATATAAATTCAATATTATATCGATTTAAGGCAGGCTCCTTAAAGGATGTTTTATATCTTGTTGCTGATTTTAATCCTTGCAAAAAACACGAGCCCCCAATATAATTTAAAAGGCGATGCGG contains these protein-coding regions:
- a CDS encoding 2-oxoacid:acceptor oxidoreductase subunit alpha → MPKVEFWQGNTAVAMGAIAAGCRFFGGYPITPSSEIAEIMAAELPKVGGKFIQMEDEIASIASVIGASIAGLKAMTATSGPGFSLKQENIGFAYMTEVPVVVINVMRGGPSTGLPTKVSQQDVMQARWGTHGDHETIALAPASVQECYELTIEAFNLSERFRQPVILLSDEVVGHMREKIVIPEKGSYHIVDRKRPKEDPEKFVPYKPDPEDDIPPMASFGDGYRWHVTGLTHNQWGFPTNDPDISEEKVLRLMRKVRRFKGEIVKYDTYEVEDAEILVVAYGSVSRTALSAVREARSKGMRVGFFRPITLWPFPDDELRGLLGGVKSVLVPELNCGQMILEVERAVGGKARVFGKGLVNGELFRPSEIFDFIKEVA
- a CDS encoding 2-oxoacid:ferredoxin oxidoreductase subunit beta, whose translation is MPSQEVLNWLRTRFFPHIWCPGCGHGIIMHALLRALVDLGKKKEETVIASGIGCSSRMPGYIDACTLHTTHGRSLAFATGVKLANPELTVIDVMGDGDCTAIGGNHFIHACRRNIDITAIVMNNNIYGMTGGQASPTTPAGAYATTAPYGVLDVPFDICKLAAGAGASYVARATVAHPLLIEKYVKNAVSKKGFAVVEVVTHCHTQFGRKNKRPRPIDNINFFKDNSVMNNKASNMTPEELQGKIVIGEFVNIELPEYIEQYMNLIEKVGGNRG
- a CDS encoding 2-oxoacid:acceptor oxidoreductase family protein, translating into MSDQRYEIRIAGSGGQGVILAAVIVGEALALYEEGLNVVQTQAYGPEARGGASKAEVIVSRGKIDYPKATNPNLQVILTQKACDEYVHDASPNSVVIVDDFFVTEPPKINANVYSLPIVRTAREEIGREIVTNMVALGTLARILESWDLAKPESIRKAILDRVPKGTEELNSKAFELGYKLMKEKL
- the rlmD gene encoding 23S rRNA (uracil(1939)-C(5))-methyltransferase RlmD → MKQNLGDEIILNIENVDSKARGIARVDGYVVFVPGALIGETVTVNIVERKKHYSVAKIKSLLKASPYRVQPRCEVYEACGGCNMQHASYDHQVKVKSSLIEDAIIRIGKWKEADIAPVIPSFLVWGYRNKAIIQARYQKGKRKLGYFARGTHDVVNLKACPILDPLINLVYANLRNAVLQSDLSFYDEERGEGLIRNFVLRSSFSMKKILLAWILSREPDDREYKMISDISNGLYKYKDVSPFLGGVQININPSKGNFIWGSKTQSLFGEDVLVERFENIKLRFGVSDFFQVNVLQAFRMFEIVAELARDSKHVLELYSGVGSMTAFLASFCNDVVAVEEWRPAYESLVSNMTNNGINNVTAICGKAEDVVKTKVSGHFDIVVVDPPRTGCHKDVLNFIGRVISPKRVIYVSCNPATLARDSKILNEYGYNMENAMPLDMFPQTSHVESVVLLEK